Proteins co-encoded in one Yamadazyma tenuis chromosome 1, complete sequence genomic window:
- the mug86_1 gene encoding Meiotically up-regulated protein 86 protein (COG:S; EggNog:ENOG503NXGJ), which translates to MSDIENQIPVKEQIALNNDSSFVPASVTKIKTEGDYIQFGHEKYLKSELVDAFGGDFNPGLSPPPKHDLANPSPLGLSAFALTTFVLSLINLEARGVTIPNVVVGLAFFYGGATQLVAGMFEIAVGNTFGGVGLSSYGGFWCAWAAFYVESFGISAAYTDEREFHFAVAIFLLGWFIFTFFLMLLTLKSTVAFFSIFFFLSITFLLLAIADFQNSVPVKKAGGVFGLLTAFAAWYNAYAGLANKQNSYVTVKAIPLPDLEGKKYK; encoded by the coding sequence ATGTCTGACATTGAAAACCAAATCCCGGTAAAGGAACAAATTGCTCTCAACAACGATTCAAGCTTTGTGCCAGCTTCTGTCACTAAAATTAAGACCGAAGGTGACTATATTCAATTTGGCCATGaaaaatacttgaagtcgGAATTAGTGGATGCTTTCGGGGGTGACTTTAACCCAGGTTTACTGCCACCTCCCAAGCATGACTTGGCCAACCCTTCTCCCTTGGGACTTAGTGCCTTTGCATTGACGACATTTGTATTGTCGTTGATCAATCTTGAAGCCAGGGGTGTCACCATCCCTaatgtggtggtggggtTGGCATTCTTCTACGGAGGAGCCACTCAGCTTGTGGCTGGGATGTTTGAAATTGCTGTCGGCAAcacttttggtggtgtcggTTTGTCTTCATACGGGGGTTTCTGGTGTGCGTGGGCAGCATTCTATGTTGAAAGTTTTGGCATTTCAGCTGCTTACACGGATGAGCGAGAATTCCATTTTGCAGTGGCTATTTTCCTTTTGGGGTGGTTTATATTCACATTTTTCTTGATGCTTTTGACGTTGAAATCTACGGTGGCATTtttctccatcttcttctttttgtcCATTAcgtttttgttgttggcaatAGCCGACTTCCAGAATTCTGTTCCAGTGAAGAAAGCGGGAGGTGTGTTTGGATTACTCACTGCGTTTGCGGCGTGGTATAATGCTTATGCTGGTCTTGCTAATAAGCAAAACTCTTATGTGACGGTGAAGGCGATCCCATTACCTGATTTAGAGGGCAAGAAGTATAAGTGa
- the DBF2 gene encoding serine/threonine-protein kinase dbf2 (BUSCO:EOG09261AMX; EggNog:ENOG503NVV5; COG:T) yields the protein MEDISQSMENVSLMDVDPLNKENITPMHSPNSKRQSPYKSPVSRPSIKISTKTQRLSNVCQLYFLDYYCDKFDYIINRRDRSDKVMSSLNHQDGLTPQQKNLEWKNYVSRERAYLRKKRLKPKHKDFEMITQVGQGGYGQVFLARKKDTKEICALKVLNKGLLIKLNETKHVLTERDILTNTRSDWLVKLLYAFQDAEKVFLAMEFVPGGDFRTLLNNTGYLIPPHSRFYISEMLCAVNALHELGYIHRDLKPENFLIDSKGHIKLTDFGLASGSISKERIESMKLKLRDFSDYKTNFNFDLPSININERQKIFKNFQTSTANFANSIVGSPDYMALDVLEGASYDFTIDYWSLGCILFESLCGYPPFSGSKQEETYYNLKHWEKTLRRPQTKDGRYVFSDRTWQLITKLITKPSLRFKNFSQIKKMHYFSDMNWDTLRQKTPPFTPQLDNEEDAGYFDDFEDEESMMKYKDVFERQNYNEKLLMGSKKLKNSNFIGFTFKHKSNPNNKFAELNTNMNSNPLATLY from the coding sequence atGGAAGACATCTCCCAAAGCATGGAAAACGTTTCCCTCATGGACGTCGATCCGCTCAACAAAGAGAACATCACGCCCATGCACTCGCCCAACTCCAAACGTCAATCCCCCTACAAATCGCCAGTCTCCAGACCCTCCATCAAGATTTCCACAAAGACCCAGAGACTATCAAATGTTTGCCAACTCTATTTCTTGGACTACTATTGTGACAAATTTGACTACATTATTAACAGAAGAGATAGAAGTGATAAGGTCATGTCATCTCTAAACCACCAAGATGGCCTCACCCCCCAACAGAAAAACTTGGAGTGGAAGAACTACGTGAGTAGAGAAAGAGCGTATTTGAGGAAAAAGCGGTTGAAGCCAAAACACAAAGACTTTGAGATGATCACCCAGGTGGGCCAAGGTGGCTATGGTCAAGTGTTTTTGGCCAGGAAGAAGGATACGAAAGAAATCTGTGCtttgaaggtattgaacAAGGGTTTGttaatcaagttgaatgagaCTAAACATGTTTTGACTGAAAGAGACATTTTGACCAATACTCGTTCCGACTGGCTTGTGAAGTTGTTATATGCGTTCCAGGATGCTGAAAAAGTGTTTTTGGCCATGGAATTTGTTCCAGGTGGTGACTTTAgaaccttgttgaacaataCTGGCTACTTGATTCCTCCACACTCCCGTTTCTACATAAGTGAGATGCTCTGTGCCGTGAACGCATTACATGAGCTTGGATACATTCACCGAGACTTAAAGCCtgaaaacttcttgatcgACTCTAAGGGTCacatcaagttgacggACTTTGGGTTGGCTTCTGGGTCTATTTCCAAGGAGAGAATCGAAAGtatgaagttgaagttgcgTGATTTCTCGGACTACAAgaccaacttcaacttcgaCTTGCCTTCCATTAACATCAACGAACGTCAGAAGATCTTTAAGAATTTCCAGACTTCCACCGCCAATTTCGCCAACTCAATTGTGGGAAGTCCTGATTATATGGCTTTAGACGTGTTGGAAGGTGCCAGTTATGACTTCACGATTGACTACTGGTCCTTGGGGTGCATTCTCTTTGAGAGTCTTTGTGGATATCCTCCGTTTAGTGGGTCTAAACAGGAAGAAACCTACTATAACTTGAAACATTGGGAGAAGACTTTGAGAAGACCTCAGACCAAGGATGGAAGGTACGTGTTCAGTGACCGGACTTGGCAGTTGATTACCAAGCTCATTACCAAACCCAGCTTGaggttcaagaactttagCCAGATTAAGAAAATGCACTACTTCAGTGATATGAACTGGGATACGTTGAGACAAAAAACTCCTCCCTTCACCCCCCAGTTGGACAACGAGGAGGATGCCGGATactttgatgactttgagGATGAGGAATCTATGATGAAATATAAAGATGTGTTTGAAAGGCAAAATTACAATGAGAAGTTGTTAATGGGAtccaagaagctcaaaaactccaactttATTGGATTCACgttcaaacacaaactgAACCCCAACAATAAATTCGCCGAATTGAATACGAATATGAACTCCAATCCGTTGGCAACCTTATACTAA
- the RRP46 gene encoding exosome non-catalytic core subunit rrp46 (COG:J; EggNog:ENOG503P261), producing the protein MLLRTSVLENVDGSAELTNGRTKVLVSVSGPIEPKIKQELPNLASLEIILRPSIGTANTRENLLTDKLRSILSSLIIRHKYPRQLIQVVVQVLSLETDAVVINNFENTVDDLKVFNIEFTDIINCCYFALLDSNIFLYESFIGVSQSVSEDKSIINTPELSDLIHSKSHHLLVFSIVDSKPSKIVYADSKGEFSKQELFEVMDNGFKIAGANFTEFRQLVEKKIEDDFVWKQEA; encoded by the coding sequence ATGCTCTTGAGAACATCTGTTTTGGAGAATGTGGATGGGTCTGCCGAACTCACCAACGGCCGTAccaaggtgttggtgtCTGTGAGTGGTCCTATAGAACCCAAAATCAAGCAGGAACTCCCAAATTTAGCAAGTTTGGAAATTATATTGAGACCTTCGATTGGCACCGCCAATACCAGAGAAAACCTATTAACTGACAAGTTGAGATCCATATTATCAAGTCTCATTATAAGGCACAAGTATCCCAGGCAACTCATCCAGGTGGTCGTACAGGTGTTGAGCCTCGAGACTGACGCCGTCGTTATCAacaattttgaaaataCCGTGGACGATTTGAAGGTATTTAACATTGAATTTACAGACATCATCAATTGCTGTTACTTTGCATTGTTGGACTCCAATATCTTCTTGTATGAGTCGTTCATCGGCGTGAGCCAATCTGTTCTGGAGGATAAGCTGATTATAAATACTCCTGAACTTTCTGACCTTATACACTCAAAATCCCACcatttgttggtgttttcGATTGTTGATAGTAAGCCAAGCAAAATCGTCTACGCTGATTCAAAGGGTGAGTTTAGCAAACAGGAGTTGTTTGAAGTTATGGATAACGGGTTCAAAATTGCAGGTGCCAATTTTACTGAGTTCAGACAACttgtggagaagaagatagAGGACGACTTTGTGTGGAAGCAAGAGGCATAA
- the VAS1 gene encoding valine--tRNA ligase (BUSCO:EOG09264B2X; COG:J; EggNog:ENOG503NXM3), translating into MSYEDDLMNDFESGSDAEEDIHHEQQNDEEDLDTKLTSLLTSPISLENQLGSLDMDKVVDPTKYLQIMQLTSLIHSKLSQFDSQESDYLKLISYSDYENEEYRFLMQINKLINIIQYESGFLFGFIKQKYSVVFPELVSIITNPEDFIKVAELIKQDLVSIRDYESHLKQFLTSDKILVLIMSGLQSVKTQFILNEADFNAILNACTEYKKLQQLLAELSSFIRTKLINFTPNLSSLLGPVTSAQLLIQTGSLQQLSSTPACNLASLGVKELSSTTKRINSSVQMGYLYHNEIIKYLPPDTTKSALRILSAKVTLAARIDLAKSSPNGELGKKYRDEVVDKINKQLLPPEASGIKPLPKPTEFKSKRRGGRKVRKLKQRLQMSEMAKAQNILKFGEMEDSYLDAFGNEVGMGLSKDPSVKANANTKATISKGMKSRLGNDNNEKKRHLDSVLDEDFSSIFQMSKKTTADTASPPLNKWPYSYIRVVTRTYKYTACRMSEEPKHLEPVSAQEPPKKEKTAKELEKERKKAEKLAKFNAKKAKQAEDSASSKDKVEKKPKKEKKVVEPAPEFDDKTVPGEKKILVSLDDPAFKAYSPKNVESSWYQWWLKEGVFDPEFDANGDIKPEGLFSIPSPPPNVTGALHIGHALTVSLQDALIRYNRMLGKTVLYVPGFDHAGIATQSVIEKRIWAQEKKTRHDYGREPFIQKVWEWKEVYHARIKDQFMKLGASYDWSKEAFTLSPELTKAVNEAFVRLHEDGTIYRANRLVNWCVKLNTAISNLEVDNKTITGRTLLSVPGYEKKVEFGTLTYFAYQVEGSDEKLVVATTRPETIFGDTAVAVHPDDARYKHLHGKYVIHPFVDRKLPIITDGETVDMEFGTGAVKITPAHDQNDYDTGKRNNLEFINIYTDEGLLNAKCGPEWEGTKRFDARYKVIEELKSKGLFVEQKDNEMAIPICSRSGDVIEPLLKPQWWVNQSEMAKAAIEVVKSGELKITPKVSEADYFRWLENIQDWCISRQLWWGHRCPVYFVNIEGEKNDRMSNDFWVSGRDEQEALEKATKKFAGKKFTLEQDEDVLDTWFSSGLWPFSILGWPNQTVDMEKFFPMSLLETGWDILFFWVTRMVLLGVKLTGKSPFSEVFCHSLVRDAQGRKMSKSLGNVIDPSDVISGISLQALHDQLLGGNLDAKELKKAIEGQKLSYPKGIPECGTDALRFALCSYTTGGRDINLDILRVEGYRKFCNKIYQATKFVLGRLGPDYVPPASSKLTGNESLVEQWILHKLTKASQAINKQFEAREFFEATNSVYNFWYDLCDVYIENSKALIQDGSDVQKKSAQDTLYTCIDGALRMIHPFMPFVTEEMFQRLPRREGETIKSIVKAPYPQYIKEFDNEKALDAYNLILEIAKGARSVLAQYNILKNAKVYVECQDSQILAIADSQKESIVSLIKGVETIKVVSSGAEVESGCALQSINKQCTVHVLVKGQIDLDAEITKVEKKLTTIKDLNKKNEEAIAKFSEKTKPAAKELAFKKSENYAAEIEGYEQTIEILQKLKL; encoded by the exons ATGAGCTACGAAGATGACTTGATGAACGATTTCGAAAGCGGGTCAGACgcagaagaagacatcCATCATGAGCAGCAAaatgacgaagaagacctTGATACCAAGCTCACCAGCTTGTTGACTTCTCCTATCTCGTTGGAAAACCAACTCGGTCTGTTGGATATGGACAAGGTGGTAGATCCTACCAAATACCTTCAAATCATGCAATTGACATCGCTCATCCACCTGAAGTTGTCACAATTCGACTCGCAGGAGTCTGACTACCTTAAGTTGATTTCTTACTCAGACTACGAAAACGAAGAGTACAGGTTTTTAATgcaaatcaacaagttgatcaatatcATTCAGTATGAACTGGGCTTTTTATTTGGGTTCATCAAGCAGAAGTACCTGGTGGTGTTTCCGGAGCTTGTCAgtatcatcaccaacccGGAAGATTTCATTAAAGTGGCagagttgatcaaacagGACTTGGTGAGTATTCGAGACTATGAGCTGCATCTCAAGCAGTTCCTCACCAGCGACAAGATATTGGTGCTTATAATGAGCGGGCTCCAGAGCGTCAAAACCCAGTTCATACTTAACGAGGCCGACTTCAACGCCATTTTGAACGCCTGTACTGAGTACAAGAAGTTGCAACAGTTGCTAGCAGAGTTGTCTAGTTTCATTCGGACTAAGCTCATAAACTTTACCCCGAATCTTTCCAGTTTACTAGGTCCCGTCACGTCAGCACAGTTGCTTATACAGACGGGATCTCTTCAGCAACTCAGCTCAACTCCGGCTTGTAATTTGGCATCTCTCGGTGTGAAAGAGCtctcttccaccaccaaaagaatcaaCTCTTCCGTACAAATGGGTTACTTATACCACAacgaaatcatcaaatatCTTCCTCccgacaccaccaaactgGCCCTTCGGATTCTCAGCGCCAAAGTCACCCTAGCTGCCCGAATTGATCTTGCCAAATCGAGCCCCAACGGGGAATTGGGCAAAAAGTATAGGGATGAGGTAGTGGACAAGATTAATAAGCAGCTCCTACCCCCAGAGGCCTCAGGAATCAAGCCCTTGCCCAAGCCCACcgagttcaagtcaaagagAAGAGGAGGACGAAAAGTACGTAAATTGAAGCAGAGGCTCCAGATGTCTGAAATGGCGAAGGCCCAGAATATCCTCAAGTTTGGTGAGATGGAAGACAGTTATTTGGATGCGTTCGGCAACGAGGTCGGTATGGGGTTGAGTAAGGACCCTAGTGTGAAAGCCAATGCCAATACCAAGGccaccatttccaaggGCATGAAGTCCAGGTTGGGTAATGATAATAACGAGAAGAAACGGCATTTGGACTCggttcttgatgaagactTTAGCTCCATCTTCCAGATGTCCAAGAAAACGACTGCTGACACCGCCTCTCCACCACTCAACAAGTGG CCCTATAGTTACATCCGAGTAGTCACCCGAACTTATAAGTACACAGCCTGCCGAATGTCTGAGGAACCAAAGCACCTTGAACCGGTGAGTGCTCAAGAGCCTcccaagaaagaaaagacagctaaagaattggaaaaagaACGGAAAAAAGCCGAaaaattggccaagtttAATGCAAAAAAGGCCAAACAAGCTGAAGATTCCGCTTCTAGTAAAGATAAGGTTGAAAAGAAACCcaaaaaagaaaagaaggtggtggaacCAGCTCCTgaatttgatgataaaACCGTTCCTGgtgagaagaagatattaGTATCATTGGATGATCCAGCATTCAAGGCCTACAGCCCCAAAAACGTCGAAAGCTCATGGTACCAATGGTGGCTCAAAGAAGGAGTGTTCGACCCCGAATTTGATGCCAATGGAGATATTAAACCTGAAGGTTTATTCTCCATTCCTAGTCCTCCACCAAACGTTACTGGTGCTTTGCACATTGGACATGCTTTGACCGTTTCGTTACAGGACGCTTTGATTAGGTACAACAGAATGTTGGGGAAGACCGTTTTATACGTTCCTGGTTTCGATCATGCTGGTATTGCAACCCAATCAGTTATTGAAAAGAGAATTTGGGcccaagaaaagaaaaccaGACATGATTATGGAAGAGAGCCATTTATCCAAAAGGTGTGGGAGTGGAAAGAAGTGTATCATGCCCGTATCAAGGACCAATTCATGAAGTTAGGTGCTTCGTACGACTGGTCCAAAGAAGCGTTTACCTTGAGTCCCGAATTGACGAAGGCTGTAAATGAAGCTTTTGTCAGATTACACGAAGACGGAACCATCTACAGAGCCAATAGATTGGTCAACTGGTGTGTGAAGTTGAATACTgccatctccaacttggaagTTGACAATAAAACCATCACTGGTAGAACTTTGTTGTCTGTTCCTGGGTACGAAAAGAAGGTTGAGTTTGGTACTTTAACTTACTTCGCGTACCAGGTTGAAGGCAGTGATGAAAAGCTTGTGGTTGCCACCACCAGACCAGAAACCATCTTTGGTGATACTGCCGTGGCTGTGCATCCAGATGATGCTCGTTACAAGCATTTACACGGTAAATACGTTATCCACCCATTTGTTGACAGAAAGCTTCCAATTATCACTGATGGTGAAACTGTCGACATGGAATTTGGTACGGGTGCTGTGAAAATCACTCCTGCCCATGATCAGAATGATTATGACACTGGTAAGagaaacaacttggagttcatcaatatctACACGGATGAAGGTTTGTTGAACGCAAAGTGTGGTCCCGAATGGGAAGGTACCAAGAGATTCGATGCCAGATACAAGGttattgaagagttgaagagtAAGGGCTTATTTGTCGAACAAAAGGATAACGAAATGGCCATTCCAATCTGCTCCAGGTCCGGAGATGTGATTGAACCATTATTGAAACCTCAGTGGTGGGTCAACCAGCTGGAAATGGCCAAGGCTGCTATTGAAGTGGTCAAGAGTGGTGAATTGAAAATCACACCAAAGGTGTCTGAAGCTGACTACTTCAGATGGTTGGAAAACATTCAGGATTGGTGTATCTCCCGTCAATTGTGGTGGGGTCACAGATGTCCAGTATACTTTGTGAACATCGAAGGTGAAAAGAACGACAGAATGAGCAATGACTTCTGGGTCAGTGGAAGAGACGAACAAGAAGCTCTTGAAAAGGCTACTAAGAAGTTTGCTGGTAAGAAGTTCACTTTAGAACAAGACGAAGATGTATTGGATACCTGGTTTTCGTCTGGATTGTGGCCATTCTCTATTTTGGGATGGCCCAACCAAACTGTTGATATGGAAAAGTTCTTCCCTATGTCGTTGTTGGAAACCGGCTGGGatatcttgttcttctggGTCACTAGAATGGTGTTGTTAGGAGTGAAGTTGACTGGAAAGTCTCCATTCTCCGAAGTGTTCTGCCACTCTTTGGTCAGAGATGCTCAAGGTAGGAAGATGTCCAAGTCTTTGGGTAACGTCATCGACCCTAGTGATGTGATCTCTGGTATCAGCTTGCAAGCATTACACGATCAATTGCTCGGTGGTAACTTGGATGCtaaggaattgaagaaggccaTAGAAGGGCAGAAATTGTCGTATCCAAAGGGTATCCCTGAATGTGGTACGGATGCCTTGAGGTTTGCTTTGTGTTCCTATACCACTGGTGGAAGAGACATTaacttggatattttgaGAGTTGAAGGTTACAGAAAGTTCTGTAACAAGATCTACCAAGCTACCAAGTTTGTTTTGGGAAGATTGGGTCCTGATTACGTTCCCccagcttcttccaagttgacTGGTAACGAATCATTGGTGGAACAGTGGATTTTAcacaaattgaccaaggcTTCTCAGgccatcaacaaacaaTTTGAAGCAAGAGAATTCTTCGAAGCCACAAACTCTGTCTACAACTTCTGGTACGACTTGTGTGATGTTTATATTGAAAACTCCAAGGCCTTGATCCAAGACGGTTCTGATGTACAAAAGAAGTCTGCTCAGGACACATTGTACACTTGTATCGACGGGGCATTGAGAATGATACACCCATTCATGCCATTTGTCACCGAGGAAATGTTCCAAAGATTACCAAGAAGAGAAGGTGAAACCATCAAGTCTATTGTGAAGGCTCCTTACCCTCAATATATTAAGGAGTTTGATAATGAAAAGGCTTTGGATGCTTACAATTTGATCCTTGAAATTGCCAAGGGAGCCAGATCCGTGTTGGCACAATATaacatcttgaagaatgctAAGGTGTACGTTGAATGCCAGGACTCCCAAATTTTGGCTATTGCAGACCTGCAAAAAGAATCGATtgtttctttgatcaaggGTGTGGAAACCATCAAGGTTGTCTCTTCCGGTGCTGAAGTCGAGTCTGGTTGTGCTTTGCAGTCTATCAACAAGCAATGCACTGTGCATGTATTGGTAAAGGGACAAATCGATTTGGATGCAGAAATTACCAAggtggaaaagaagttgactACTATCAAGGacctcaacaagaagaacgaAGAAGCCATTGCCAAATTTTCTGAAAAGACCAAACCTGCTGCCAAAGAGTTAGCGTTCAAGAAATCTGAAAACTACGCTGCCGAGATCGAAGGCTACGAACAGACCATTGAAATCTTacagaagttgaagttgtaa
- a CDS encoding uncharacterized protein (COG:U; EggNog:ENOG503NV8R), which translates to MVVLLDLVPIICATINGATMGVDQSMMNNLNIIDQYIEYFDLDANYEGLFSAAINIGSVVGGFFASQLIDLKSVGRKGGILISCLITFVGVALQTAAQNRAMFVIARIIIGIAVTVNAVAAPTYVAELAKPQNRGLVSGIYMSSWYFAAIITTGIALGTYTRSDSWAWRGISLWQITPSVLVLPLLAFIPETPRFLVYTDRPDEALKVLIRYHGNGERTPLVEAEFEEIRQTLQYEKESNIGWLDMLRTPGNRKRVWIIFWMGVFSMLCGTNIVSTYLGLFLDYAGITSTRKQIVINLTMQVVNLFFAIAGSYFTDGWGRVPILFWSTNLMAITLFLMGGLVKLYSDGHSTNGTNAVIFLVYLFSAVYSFSFTPLCVSYPVEIVNYSIRTKGMAFSQIVTFGFGFFNQYVIPLAMDAISWKFYIINACYNIVQAVIIYFSFVETKGLSLEEIDEVFDGVLHTDVRIGTAHYGEDEENVIVEAVDAEDKSSKS; encoded by the coding sequence ATGGTTGTTTTGTTAGATCTTGTGCCCATAATATGTGCCACCATCAATGGGGCCACCATGGGAGTGGATCAATCGATGATGAACAACTTAAACATTATCGACCAGTATATAGAATACTTTGACTTGGATGCAAACTACGAAGGATTGTTCTCTGCTGCAATTAACATCGGGTCTGTGGTTGGAGGTTTTTTTGCTTCCCAGCTCATCGACCTCAAACTGGTTGGGAGAAAAGGTGGTATTCTTATTAGTTGTTTGATCACCTTTGTTGGTGTAGCCTTGCAAACAGCTGCACAGAACAGAGCCATGTTTGTGATTGCTAGAATTATCATCGGAATAGCAGTGACGGTAAATGCAGTTGCCGCACCTACTTACGTCGCAGAACTTGCCAAGCCTCAGAATAGAGGCCTTGTTTCGGGAATTTACATGTCTTCTTGgtattttgcagccattatCACCACTGGAATTGCGTTAGGAACATACACAAGATCAGACTCCTGGGCCTGGAGAGGAATCTCTTTGTGGCAGATCACTCCTTCTGTATTGGTGTTGCCACTTTTGGCATTTATTCCTGAAACCCCTCGGTTTTTGGTCTACACTGATCGTCCTGATGAGGCATTGAAAGTGCTCATCAGATACCACGGAAATGGAGAGAGAACACCATTAGTCGAAGctgaatttgaagaaatccGTCAGACATTACAGTACGAGAAAGAATCCAACATTGGCTGGTTGGATATGTTAAGAACTCCAGGAAACAGAAAAAGAGTGTGGATTATCTTCTGGATGGGGGTATTTTCTATGCTTTGCGGAACCAATATAGTCAGCACCTACCTTGGTCTTTTCTTAGATTATGCTGGTATCACCTCCACCAGAAAGCAGATTGTCATAAACTTGACAATGCAAGTAGTGAACCTCTTCTTTGCTATTGCTGGTTCCTATTTTACTGACGGCTGGGGAAGAGTGCCCATTTTGTTCTGGTCCACTAATTTGATGGCTATTactttgttcttgatgggtGGATTAGTCAAATTATATTCAGATGGACACAGCACCAACGGTACCAACGCCgtgattttcttggtttaCTTGTTCTCTGCCGTGTATTCTTTCTCCTTCACTCCGTTGTGTGTTTCCTACCCGGTTGAAATAGTGAACTACTCCATCAGAACAAAAGGTATGGCCTTTTCTCAGATTGTGACATTTGGATTTGGGTTCTTTAACCAGTACGTGATTCCACTTGCTATGGATGCCATTTCATGGAAGTTCTACATCATTAATGCTTGCTACAACATTGTGCAAGCGGTCATCATCTACTTTTCTTTTGTGGAAACCAAGGGGttatctttggaagaaattgacGAAGTGTTTGATGGAGTGTTGCACACGGATGTGAGAATTGGAACCGCCCATTACGGGGAAGACGAAGAGAATGTTATCGTTGAGGCTGTTGACGCTGAGGACAAGAGCAGCAAGAGTTGA
- a CDS encoding uncharacterized protein (COG:F; EggNog:ENOG503NWEU): MSPRKVIIDTDPGIDDSSALMLALAPGNLDVKAITTVSGNLLASTCTKNAKKVLSLLGKADIPMGQGPEKPIARPFPRDPFFHGSDGLADLNMPDLEKSGWENISPEVAYAPDLIVDTVNQHEGDITFIALGPLTNLALACLKDPQLPQKISKVIIIGGSFGFNSVEALHATGDNPVSEWNIYVDPEAADFVFKADFNLTAIGMDIFCQPCIAMNQQHRIALKGSKSPAAKFVMGVLEFLSSRGQGDYCALIDALAVAYAIDESIMTTQKVDVAVECESKLSLGQIIVDRRKNFKWEGLPTIDAVDTVDGEKYLEILVGSFLRIE; the protein is encoded by the coding sequence ATGTCACCGCGCAAAGTCATAATTGACACCGACCCAGGAATTGATGACTCTTCGGCATTGATGTTGGCGTTAGCCCCAGGGAACCTTGATGTCAAGGCTATCACCACTGTTTCTGGAAATTTATTGGCATCCACTTGCACCAAAAATGCCAAAAAAGTATTATCGTTATTGGGAAAAGCGGATATTCCGATGGGTCAAGGTCCAGAAAAACCCATAGCCCGCCCGTTTCCGCGAGACCCATTCTTTCATGGTTCGGATGGATTGGCCGATTTGAATATGCctgatttggaaaagagCGGCTGGGAAAATATATCTCCTGAGGTTGCGTACGCACCAGATTTAATTGTAGATACCGTCAACCAACACGAAGGAGATATAACGTTCATTGCCCTTGGACCTTTGACGAATTTGGCGTTAGCATGCTTGAAGGATCCTCAATTGCCGCAAAAAATCTCCAAAGTGATCATTATCGGAGGTTCATTTGGGTTCAATTCGGTTGAGGCATTACATGCTACTGGAGATAATCCAGTGAGTGAATGGAATATTTACGTGGATCCCGAAGCGGCGGATTTCGTCTTTAAAGCCGATTTTAATTTGACGGCGATTGGAATGGATATATTCTGTCAGCCGTGTATTGCCATGAACCAACAGCATAGAATTGCGTTGAAAGGTAGCAAGTCGccggctgcaaaatttgtCATGGGCGTTTTAGAATTCTTGAGCAGCAGAGGCCAGGGTGATTACTGTGCTTTGATAGACGCTTTAGCGGTGGCATATGCCATCGATGAGAGTATTATGACCACGCAGAAGGTGGATGTGGCGGTGGAGTGTGAGAGTAAATTGTCACTCGGGCAGATTATTGTTGACCGCAgaaagaacttcaagtgGGAAGGGTTGCCAACAATTGACGCGGTGGATACGGTGGATGGAGAGAAGTACCTTGAGATATTGGTGGGGAGTTTTCTTCGTATAGAGTAG